One part of the Magallana gigas chromosome 5, xbMagGiga1.1, whole genome shotgun sequence genome encodes these proteins:
- the LOC117692627 gene encoding uncharacterized protein has translation MVFCFAFGCNHRSDRHSKNDTQCHLFRFPTNVKLRKKWIELCRRADRDWNEGDRICSCHFEEGCKDKGPSIFVYSKPKFPHVADIRKRKKFAEIENVPTVESTCTIGKCRGGVEEPTSVLFTAESSAALDHPYFHPCPSFQCASKINECQAKIKELEIEIRTLEIDIERLKNSRPVMSVDAMKNNQEKMLLYTSFTYDIFKIIVATLQRFEPLNYYSGWNVTNMSLEDQVFITLMKLRLNLRDLDLADRFSTSRATISNIVNTIICALHEIFYKGIMVRVGMPSQLKCKGSMPKSFEDFGSARASIDCTEITQDVPSDFNRQSASYSNYKSRHTVKALTAVAPNGSCVYVSPLYPGSVSDANIVKHSHFLENLVPGDLILADKGFNIHDQMPSGVQLNIPPFLINKTRFTSKEAELCYKIARNRIHVERVNERFKNYQILNHIPANYRPLSTKIMQLSACLVNLQAPLLKEIA, from the exons ATggtgttttgttttgcttttggGTGCAACCACAGGAGTGATCGACATAGTAAGAACGACACACAGTGCCATCTCTTTCGTTTTCCAACCAatgtaaaattaagaaaaaagtggATAGAGCTCTGCAG ACGTGCTGACAGAGATTGGAACGAAGGGGACCGCATATGTAGCTGTCATTTCGAAGAAGGCTGCAAGGACAAAGGCCCCAGCATATTTGTTTATTCTAAACCAAAATTTCCACACGTTGCTGACATTCGAAAAAG GAAGAAGTTTGCAGAAATTGAAAATGTGCCTACAGTGGAGAGTACATGTACAATCGGTAAATGTAGGGGTGGTGTCGAGGAGCCAACCTCGGTGCTCTTTACAGCAGAGAGTAGTGCTGCACTTGACCATCCATACTTCCACCCGTGTCCTTCTTTCCAGTGTGCATCCAAAATAAATGAATGTCAGG CTAAGATAAAAGAACTGGAAATAGAGATAAGGACATTAGAAATTGATATTGAGAGACTGAAGAACTCAAGGCCTGTAATGTCTGTTGATGCCATGAAAAATAACCAAGAAAAG ATGCTGTTGTACACATCCTTTACATATGACATTTTCAAGATCATTGTTGCCACTTTGCAGAGATTTGAACCGCTGAATTATTATTCAGGATGGAATGTCACAAATATGAGTTTGGAAGATCAAGTTTTCATAACCTTGATGAAACTGCGACTCAATCTACGGGATCTTGACCTAGCAGACAGGTTTTCCACGAGTAGAGCTACAATCTCTAACATAGTTAACACTATTATTTGTGCTTTGcatgagattttttataagGGCATTATGGTTAGAGTAGGCATGCCCAGTCAGTTAAAATGTAAGGGCTCCATGCCAAAATCGTTTGAAGATTTCGGTTCTGCTAGAGCATCAATTGACTGTACAGAAATAACACAGGACGTTCCTTCGGACTTTAATCGACAAAGTGCATCATATAGCAATTATAAAAGTCGGCATACTGTGAAAGCGCTTACAGCTGTAGCACCCAACGGTTCATGTGTATATGTTTCACCGTTGTATCCCGGATCTGTGTCTGATGCCAACATTGTTAAACATTCACATTTTTTGGAAAACCTTGTACCAGGAGATCTTATCCTAGCTGACAAAGGCTTTAATATCCATGACCAAATGCCATCAGGTGTGCAACTCAATATTCCTCCATTTTTGATAAACAAGACTCGGTTTACAAGTAAAGAAGCCGAACTTTGTTATAAGATTGCTAGAAACCGAATTCATGTTGAGAGAGTGAATGAACGATTCAAGAACTACCAAATTTTGAACCACATACCAGCTAACTACCGTCCACTGTCTACAAAGATAATGCAGCTGAGTGCATGTTTGGTAAACCTTCAAGCACCTTTGCTCAAAGAGATTGCTTAG
- the LOC105344662 gene encoding uncharacterized protein, with protein MDSSKLFMIALVLNICALVFQIIGVAPPYWAYIEFGTSKVYSGLWTQCTEVLGTTSCSDVAYTEGWFELVRAFSILGLLLLIVAVVMTVLKLFVMKDKKPVLFAGIGTSFAGGFLIFIAITVYAADLNDLLSN; from the exons ATGGATTCCTCTAAGTTGTTTATGATTGCACTAGTCCTAAATATATGTGCATTGGTCTTCCAAATTATTGGCGTAGCGCCACCATATTGGGCTTACATTGAATTCGGTACTTCCAAGGTGTATTCCGGTTTGTGGACGCAATGTACGGAAGTCCTGGGAACAACATCATGCTCCGACGTAGCGTATACTGAAG gttggTTTGAACTTGTGCGAGCATTTAGCATTCTGGGGCTTCTTTTGTTGATTGTTGCTGTTGTCATGACCGTTCTTAAACTGTTTGTCATGAAAGACAAGAAACCAGTCCTGTTTGCCGGTATAGGAACATCATTTGCCGGCG GTTTCTTAATTTTCATAGCAATAACAGTCTACGCCGCGGATTTGAACGACCTGCTGTCTAATTAA